The following are encoded together in the Coffea arabica cultivar ET-39 chromosome 1c, Coffea Arabica ET-39 HiFi, whole genome shotgun sequence genome:
- the LOC113732405 gene encoding asparagine--tRNA ligase, cytoplasmic 2-like yields MESENARKLTLFKYSKRVILKDIVGRDDGGAGLLGRRVVIGGWVKSSREIKKDPPSTVDTDAVGPKDASCVELIQSRIPFLRSIFKVLGSGDHRIRDKLDSVTPKPPQPSTSVLKISDGSCVRTLQVAVDSALASPSQIMPTGTSILAKGILQQLFLRGKHVVELKVEQLLHVGIVDPDSRYPLSRKRLPLEMLRDHSHIRPRTTTVASITRINNAFTQATHTFFQNHGFLYVQVPIITSMDTGGFSKKFQVTTLFNKETVQGQNIVDNTAGVSLDNIKASIKEKNRQVEELKRSESNKEALVAAVQDLRKTNELVAQLEAREKAKSETSLRTEKLNFSEDFFSRPAYLTVSGRLHLESYACALGSVYTFGPRFQAEESEYSKRLLAEMWMVELEMAFSELEDAMDCAGDLLKYICKWISDHCPDDQKFLSKRIEQTLVDRLQSIVSGSFEKITYAEAVEILKQVPGKKFEAKPEYGFTLTEEHESYLADEIYKRPVIIYNQPKEIKPFYVRLNDDGKTVAAFDVILPKVGAVIRGSQNEERFDWLSPRMKELGLTNREYEWYLDLRRQGTVKHSGFSVALDLLVIYATGLNDIKDVVPFPRIYGSGNH; encoded by the exons ATGGAATCAGAAAATGCCCGGAAGCTGACCCTTTTCAAGTACTCTAAACGGGTCATCTTGAAAGATATTGTCGGCAGGGATGATGGAGGAGCGGGGCTGCTTGGACGGAGAGTAGTCATTGGTGGATGGGTTAAGTCCTCTAGGGAGATTAAGAAAGACCCTCCTAGTACGGTAGATACTGATGCCGTTGGACCCAAAGATGCGAGTTGTGTGGAACTTATACAGTCTAGGATACCTTTTCTCAGGTCCATTTTTAAGGTTTTAGGCAGCGGAGATCATCGGATTCGTGACAAGTTGGATTCTGTAACTCCTAAACCACCGCAACCTTCAACTTCGGTTCTGAAAATTAGTGATGGATCTTGTGTACGAACTCTTCAG GTTGCGGTGGACTCAGCTTTAGCTTCTCCAAGCCAAATCATGCCTACTGGAACTAGCATACTAGCAAAAGGTATATTGCAGCAGCTATTTTTGCGGGGGAAGCATGTCGTTGAGCTCAAAGTCGAGCAACTTCTACATGTGGGGATTGTTGATCCGGACAGCAGGTATCCTTTGTCCAGGAAACGTTTGCCCCTGGAAATGTTAAGAGATCATTCCCACATTCGGCCTCGGACAACTACG GTTGCATCTATAACACGAATCAATAATGCTTTCACTCAAGCAACTCATACCTTCTTCCAGAATCATGGGTTTCTTTACGTGCAAGTGCCCATAATTACATCCATGGACACTGGAGGATTTAGCAAGAAATTTCAAGTGACAACTCTTTTTAACAAAGAAACAGTACAGGGCCAAAATATTGTGGATAATACTGCCGGTGTCAGCCTTGATAATATCAAGGCTTCTATCAAGGAAAAAAACAGACAAGTTGAAGAACTGAAGAGGAGTGAAAGCAATAAGGAAGCTCTAGTTGCTGCAGTGCAGGATCTGAGAAAAACAAATGAACTTGTGGCACAGTTGGAAGCAAGAGAGAAGGCAAAATCTGAAACATCACTAAGAACAGAGAAGCTCAATTTCTCTGAAGATTTTTTCTCTCGCCCGGCATATCTCACAGTTTCAGGTCGCCTTCATTTAGAAAGCTATGCGTGTGCCCTTGGAAGTGTTTACACATTTGGACCTAGATTTCAAGCTGAAGAGTCGGAATATTCCAAGAGGTTATTAGCTGAAATGTGGATGGTTGAGCTCGAAATGGCTTTCTCGGAACTGGAA GATGCCATGGACTGTGCAGGTGACTTGTTGAAATACATATGCAAATGGATTTCGGATCATTGTCCTGATGACCAAAAATTTTTATCAAAGAGAATTGAGCAAACTCTTGTAGATCGCCTCCAATCAATTGTTTCAGGCTCATTTGAAAAGATAACATACGCCGAAGCAGTCGAAATTTTGAAACAG GTGCCGGGTAAGAAATTTGAAGCCAAACCAGAATATGGTTTTACTTTAACTGAAGAACATGAAAG TTATCTTGCAGACGAGATCTATAAAAGGCCTGTTATTATCTACAACCAaccaaaagaaattaagcctTTCTATGTGCGCCTAAATGATGATGGGAAAACAGTTGCTgcatttgatgttattttgccAAAG GTTGGAGCGGTGATACGAGGAAGCCAAAATGAGGAACGCTTCGATTGGTTAAGCCCAAG GATGAAAGAACTGGGCTTGACGAACCGAGAATACGAGTGGTACTTGGATCTTCGCAGACAGGGAACAGTCAAACATTCTGGCTTCAGTGTGGCGCTCGACTTATTAGTTATTTATGCTACTGGCCTCAATGATATCAAAGACGTTGTTCCTTTCCCCAGAATCTATGGCAGCGGCAATCACTAA
- the LOC113729919 gene encoding uncharacterized protein — translation MTGLKEGEERVTLDLLTKKMDDFARERDWERFHSPRNLLLALVGEMGELSEIFQWKGEVPKGLPNWKDEEKQHLGEELSDVLLYLVRLSDVCGVDLGKAALRKVELNALKYPVNVDGGSKKQEL, via the exons ATGACAGGGCTTAAGGAAGGAGAGGAGCGGGTGACTCTTGATCTTCTCACGAAGAAAATGGACGACTTTGCTAGGGAAAGAGATTGGGAACGTTTCCACAGCCCCAGAAATCTTCTCCTGGCTTTG GTTGGAGAAATGGGGGAACTTTCTGAGATATTCCAGTGGAAAGGAGAGGTACCAAAGGGACTGCCAAACTGGAAGGATGAAGAGAAACAACACCTGGGGGAGGAGCTTTCAGACGTGTTACTCTACCTCGTTAGACTCTCAGATGTCTGTGGGGTTGACCTTGGTAAAGCCGCCCTTAGGAAAGTGGAACTTAATGCCCTCAAATATCCGGTGAATGTTGACGGTGGCTCTAAGAAGCAGGAGTTGTAA
- the LOC113732375 gene encoding ylmG homolog protein 1-2, chloroplastic-like, whose protein sequence is MASSLVASQTLIFRKPTVISPNNLTAAYPLRLSVALANPKRPAMITASSSTLLSNSSAKTSGYQNPALSLLTGSTRTVTTLLALALTAPKLLADKVLNLGLQLKGFHGLPEPLVHSAGPAFFAAIRDASTGTLNTPFTVVAAGMAKWLDIYSGVLMVRVLLSWFPNIPWDRQPLSAIRDLCDPYLNLFRNIIPPIFDTLDISPLLAFAVLGTLGSILKSSKGF, encoded by the coding sequence ATGGCTTCTTCCCTCGTAGCCTCACAGACCTTAATCTTCCGAAAACCTACCGTTATTTCTCCGAACAACCTTACCGCTGCCTATCCTCTGAGGCTTTCCGTCGCCCTCGCAAACCCTAAAAGGCCGGCAATGATTACCGCTTCCTCGTCGACCCTCCTCAGTAACTCATCTGCCAAAACCTCTGGTTACCAGAACCCCGCTCTATCTTTGCTCACAGGTTCAACTCGGACAGTGACTACGCTGTTGGCTCTCGCTCTAACGGCCCCCAAGCTGTTGGCCGACAAGGTTCTCAATCTGGGCCTGCAATTGAAGGGCTTTCATGGCCTGCCGGAGCCTTTAGTCCACTCCGCCGGCCCGGCTTTTTTCGCCGCAATTCGGGATGCTTCCACTGGAACTTTGAACACGCCGTTCACCGTGGTTGCAGCCGGGATGGCCAAATGGCTGGATATATACAGCGGGGTTTTGATGGTTAGGGTTTTGCTGAGCTGGTTCCCCAATATACCTTGGGATAGGCAGCCCTTGTCTGCAATTAGGGACCTGTGTGATCCGTATTTGAATCTTTTCCGGAATATAATCCCTCCGATCTTCGATACCTTAGATATCAGTCCGTTGTTGGCTTTTGCCGTTTTGGGGACGCTTGGCTCCATtttgaaaagcagcaaaggatTTTGA
- the LOC113732418 gene encoding cysteine-rich repeat secretory protein 55-like, whose translation MASFHKLLLLLTALCICTAESAELWSQFCNDNSPINSTQLSANIDSLLAELVSGTVLNGFTTSSYGKAKDQVFGLGQCRGDVSNEDCSSCIKDASKQIRKLCPTQADARIWYDYCFLRYETEKFFGRVDTSIGIFFYNVENVTDPDSFNKELGKLSDKISSEAVAPGNNGLGRGKKELSPFLTLYELVQCTRDLSQLSCEQCLAIAIGEFPTFCNNKKGCRVLYSSCIVRYELYPFFFPLDPKETLVNMPMKYYHSSTVIKP comes from the coding sequence ATGGCTTCCTTTCATAAGCTTCTTCTCTTATTAACAGCACTTTGCATCTGCACAGCTGAATCCGCAGAGCTTTGGAGTCAGTTTTGCAATGACAATTCTCCAATAAACAGCACCCAGTTGTCAGCAAACATCGATAGCTTGTTGGCTGAATTGGTATCAGGAACTGTCCTGAATGGTTTCACCACCAGCTCCTACGGCAAAGCCAAAGACCAAGTCTTTGGCCTGGGACAATGCAGAGGAGATGTGAGCAACGAAGATTGCTCGAGCTGCATCAAAGATGCATCGAAACAAATTCGCAAACTTTGCCCGACTCAAGCTGATGCTcgaatttggtatgattactgTTTTCTAAGATATGAAACCGAGAAATTCTTCGGGCGCGTTGATACATCAATCGGGATATTCTTCTACAATGTTGAGAATGTAACCGATCCTGACTCTTTCAACAAAGAACTCGGAAAATTGTCGGATAAGATCAGTTCAGAGGCTGTTGCCCCTGGAAACAACGGGCTagggagaggaaagaaagagtTGTCACCTTTTTTGACTCTATATGAATTGGTTCAATGCACAAGGGACCTCTCGCAGCTTTCTTGCGAACAGTGCTTGGCCATAGCAATCGGGGAATTCCCCACCTTCTGCAATAACAAGAAAGGATGCCGAGTTCTCTACAGTAGCTGCATCGTCCGTTATGAGTTATATCCGTTTTTCTTCCCTCTCGACCCAAAAGAGACCTTAGTCAATATGCCCATGAAGTACTACCACTCGTCCACAGTTATTAAGCCTTAA
- the LOC113732413 gene encoding cysteine-rich repeat secretory protein 55-like → MALSRFIFLLFLSSCIFAVLADVSVENCSDNSTIPTAQMSANIDSLVAELASSTSQNRFSIATYGKGTDKVYGLGQCRGDVNSTDCTTCIQDAAKNIRTNCQNQTDAWLWQNDNCILRFDDDQFFGNVDPSSFANLYNNDHPQHPSAFKKQLDALISKVSSEAVVPANEGLGRGKSFSVASNDTIYALTQCTRDLSRHSCSECLNIAIGNFPKFCNNEKTVGCRVLYGSCYVRYEIYPFYYPLDS, encoded by the coding sequence ATGGCTTTGTCTCGCTTTATTTTCTTGCTATTCCTCAGCAGCTGCATTTTTGCAGTCCTTGCAGACGTTAGTGTTGAGAACTGCAGTGACAATTCAACAATACCCACAGCCCAAATGTCCGCAAACATCGATAGCTTGGTGGCTGAACTAGCCTCGAGCACTTCTCAGAATCGCTTCAGCATCGCCACTTACGGCAAAGGTACAGACAAAGTCTACGGCTTGGGACAATGCAGAGGAGATGTGAACAGCACAGATTGCACAACCTGCATTCAAGATGCAGCCAAAAACATTCGCACAAATTGTCAAAACCAGACTGATGCCTGGCTTTGGCAGAATGATAACTGCATCCTAAGGTTTGACGACGACCAATTCTTTGGAAATGTTGATCCATCTAGCTTTGCCAACTTGTACAATAATGATCATCCACAACATCCCTCTGCTTTCAAGAAACAACTAGATGCTCTTATAAGCAAGGTCAGCTCTGAGGCTGTTGTGCCTGCAAATGAAGGGCTTGGCAGGGGAAAGAGTTTTAGTGTCGCGTCTAATGATACCATTTATGCCTTGACCCAGTGCACCAGGGATTTGTCCAGACATTCTTGCTCCGAGTGTCTGAATATAGCCATTGGCAACTTCCCCAAATTCTGCAACAATGAGAAAACTGTTGGATGTCGAGTCCTATATGGCAGCTGCTATGTTCGTTATGAAATATATCCGTTTTACTATCCTCTTGATTCGTAA